The Desulfuromonas versatilis genome has a segment encoding these proteins:
- a CDS encoding lysophospholipid acyltransferase family protein, which translates to MAAHLGDRLLLSLAPPLAARIIRWLHRSMRIETIGEEHPRRLWDAGQAVILAFWHDQLLLMVKGYRGPGARILISASKDGELIARTMRCFGQDAVRGSSSRGGRKAFRELVELGRQPFDLVLTPDGPKGPRHQVKDGVVQLARLSGRPVIPMAFVCSRGHRFGSWDRFLLPYPFSRGVYAFGEPLVFEPGEDVGDFRERLEKAMEMNVRRACAQLEKHGVSAL; encoded by the coding sequence ATGGCCGCGCATCTCGGAGACCGGCTGCTTCTCAGTCTGGCGCCGCCGCTGGCCGCCAGGATCATTCGTTGGCTGCATCGCAGCATGCGCATCGAGACCATCGGCGAAGAACATCCGCGGCGCTTATGGGATGCCGGGCAGGCGGTGATCCTCGCCTTCTGGCATGATCAGCTGCTGCTGATGGTCAAGGGCTACCGGGGCCCGGGCGCGAGGATTTTGATCAGCGCCTCCAAAGACGGCGAACTGATCGCCCGGACCATGCGCTGCTTCGGCCAGGACGCGGTGCGCGGCTCCTCTTCCAGGGGCGGGCGCAAGGCATTCCGCGAACTGGTCGAGCTGGGCCGGCAGCCTTTCGACCTGGTGCTTACTCCGGATGGCCCCAAGGGCCCCCGCCACCAGGTCAAGGACGGGGTGGTGCAGCTTGCCCGGCTGAGCGGCCGTCCGGTCATCCCCATGGCCTTCGTCTGCAGCCGCGGGCACCGCTTCGGGTCCTGGGACCGGTTCCTGCTGCCGTACCCTTTCTCAAGGGGCGTTTATGCCTTTGGCGAGCCGCTGGTGTTCGAACCGGGCGAGGACGTCGGGGATTTCCGGGAGCGGCTTGAAAAGGCCATGGAGATGAACGTTCGCCGCGCCTGCGCACAGCTGGAGAAACACGGTGTATCTGCTTTATGA